GATCTCGGCGTCGACCCGGCCGAGCGCCATGGCGATGCGGCCCCAGTTCGGGTCGGAGCCGAAGATCGCGGTCTTCACCAGGTTGTCCTCGGCGATGGTGCGCCCGATGGCGACCGCGTCGGCTTCGCTGGCCGCGCCCCGCACCACGACGTCGATGGTCTTGGTGACGCCTTCGGCGTCGCCCTGCAACTGGCGCACCAGGTCCGTGCAGACCGAGGTCAGCAGTCCGGTGAAGTCCTCCTTGGACACCTCGACGCCGGAGGCGCCGGAGGCCAGCACCAGCACGGTGTCGTTGGTGGAGGTGCCGCCGTCGACGTCGAGCCGGTCGAAGGTGACCCGGGTGGCCGCGCGCAGCGCCTCGTCCAGGTCGTCGCCACTGATCACCGCGTCGGTGGTGAGGACGCTGAGCATGGTGGCCAGGTTCGGGGCGAGCATCCCGGCGCCCTTGGCGAAGCCGCCGACGGACCAGCCCGCCTCGTGCTCCTGGAAGGCCTGCTTGGGCTTGGTGTCGGTGGTGAGCACCGCGGTGGCGGCGTCGAGGCCGGCCTGCTCGTCGGCCGCGAGCGCCCGGGCGGCGGTGTCGACGCCGGGGAGCAGGGCGTCCATCGGCAACCGCTCCCCGATCAGGCCGGTGGAGCAGACCGCGACCTCGATGGCGCCGACGCCGAGCACCTCGGCGACCTTCTCCGCCGTGGCGTGGGTGTCCTGGAAGCCCTCCGGGCCGGTGCAGGCGTTGGCGCAACCGGAGTTGAGCACGACCGCGTGCAGCGTGCGCTCCTTGAGGACCTGCTGCGACCACAGCACGGGCGCGGCCTTGACCTTGTTGGTGGTGAACACCCCGGCTGCGGCCTGCTGCGGGCCGTCGTTGACGACGAGCGCGAGGTCGCGCTTGCTCCCGGCCTTGATCCCGGCGGCCACCCCGGCCGCCCGGAAACCGGCGGGTCCGGTCACGCTCATCTGCTCTCCTCCGTGGTCATCTCGACGGTGTGCCCGGCCGCGGTGAGCGCGTCGGCGGCCTTCCCGGCCGAGTCGGCAGGCACCAGGATCCAGTCGGTGTCGAACGTGGACAGGGTGAAGACGCTGATCCCGACGTCGGCCAGCGGGACCAGCAGCGAGGCCAGGACCCCGGTCAGCGAGAAGTCCAGTGGTCCCGCCACCTCCAGCGCCCGGAACGGGCCCTCCACCCGCACGTCGCGACCGGCTTCGGCGGCCAGCGAGTGCGGGAAGACGATGGTGCGGCCCGCGTCGGTGGTGAGGCTGCCGTGGATCGGCGCGTCACCGCCGGTCAGCGCCAGGTTGGCGTGCGCGGGGACCATGCCGACGGCCAGCAGTTCGTCGTGCAGCGCGACCGACAGGCTGGTCACGGGGCCACCCCGACCGTGGGCAGGCCGGTGGTCTCGGGCAGGCCGACCGCGAGGTTCATGCACTGCACCGCTCCCCCGGCGGTGCCCTTGGTCAGGTTGTCCTCGGCGGCGACGACGACCAGGCGGCCGGCGTCGGGGTCCACCGCCAGCTGGAGGTGGACGGTGTTCGCGCCGAGCGTGGCCGAGGTCTGCGGCCACTGCCCTTCCGGGAGCACCTGCACGAAGGGTTCGTCGCCGTAGGCGTCGCGGTAGACCTCGCGCGCGGTGTCGGCGTCGACGCCCTCCCGCAGCGGGGCGCTGCAGGTGGCGAGGATGCCGCGCGACATCGGCGCGAGCACGGGGGTGAACGAGACGGTGACCGGTTCGCCCGCGGCGGCGCTGAGGTTCTGCACGAACTCCGGGGTGTGCCGGTGCGCACCGCCCACGCCGTAGACGCTCGCCGACCCCATGACCTCGGCGGACAGCAGGTGCGGCTTGAGCGCGCGCCCGGCGCCGGAGGTGCCGGTGACCGCGACGACGACCACGTCGGGCTCGACCAGCCCGGCAGCCAGGGCCGGGGCGAGGGCCAGCGACGACACCGTGGGGAAGCAGCCCGCGACGGCGATGCGCTTGGCCCCGCGCAGGCGCTCGCGCGCGCCGGGGAGCTCGGGGACGCCGTAGGGCCAGGTGCCGGGGTGCTCGCCGCCGTACCAGCGGGCCCAGTCCTCGGGGTCGTTGAGCCGGTGGTCGGCGCCGCAGTCGATGACCACGGTGTCCTCGCCGAGCTCCGCGGCGATCGCGGCGGAGTGCCCGTGCGGCAGCGCCAGGAAGACGACGTCGTGCCCGGCCAGCTCGGCGGCCGTGGTCTCGGCCAGCACCCGGTCGGCCAGCGGCAGCAGGTTCGGGTGGTGCTGCCCCAGCGCGCTGCCGGCGTTGCCGCCCGCCGTCAGCGCCCCGATCTCCACTTCGGGGTGCGACAGCAGCAGGCGGAGCAGCTCCCCGCCCGCGTAGCCACTGGCACCGGCGACCGCGACTCGAATCGTCATGCGAATGATTATGCACCACCATGCAACGTCAATCAAACGGGCGTTCGTCACGTCCGCGGCGCGCGGGTTCACGTTGTTCGCTTGCCCAGGGTCACCGGGTCGGCTAGGAAGCTCACATGTTGCGAGGCAGCACGGTCGGGCTCCGGGCCCGCCACGAAGCGGACGTCCCGGTCCTGCGCACCGGGCTCTACGACGACGTGGTCACCGGCTCGCGGGCCGACGGCAGCCCGTGGCGGCCGCTCAAGCCGGGATCGGACGACCCGCGGCTCGTGGTGGACGACAAGAACGACCAGGTCGTCGGGTTCTCCGTGGTGGAGCTGGACGGCGGTGCGCTGCTCGGCACCGCGACGCTGTGGGGCATCGACAACCACCACCGGTGCGCGCACCTCGGGCTCGGCCTGCTGCCTTCCGCGCGCGGCAAGGGCCACGGCACCGACGTGGTGGCGGTGCTGTGCCACTACGGGTTCATCGTGCGGGGCCTGCACCGGCTGCAGGTCGAGACGCTGGCCGACAACACCGCGATGCTGCGCGCCGCCGAGCGCAACGGCTTCGTCCGCGAGGGTGTGCTGCGCTCCTCGTCCTGGGTGCTCGGCGAGTTCGTCGACGAGGTGGTGCTCGGTCTCCTCGCGCAGGAGTGGAGGGCGAGTTCGGCGCGGTCCGGGCGGGACGGGCAGCGGGAAGCACGGGCGGTGGAGGCATGACGTCGGTCAAGCAGGTCCAGATCACCTTCGACTGCGCGGAGCCCGAGCGCCTCGCCCGGTTCTGGTGCGAGGTGCTGGGGTACGTCGTCCCGCCGCCCCCGAGGGGCTTCGACTCCTGGGAGGACTTCGACCGCTCCCTGCCGCCGGACCAGCAGGGCCGGGCGTTCGCCTGCGTCGACCCCGACGGCGTGGGGCCGCGGCTGTTCTTCCAGCGCGTCCCCGAGGGCAAGGTCGCCAAGAACCGGCTGCACCTCGACGTCCGGGTCGGCACCGGTCTCGTGGGCGAGGAGCGCCTCGCCGCGCTCGAGGCCGAGTGCGCCCGCCTCGTCGCGCTCGGCGCACGACGCGTGCGGCTGCTGCGCGCCGACGGGGTCAACGAGTCGTGCATGGTGATGCAGGACATCGAAGGCAACGAGTTCTGCCTCGACTGACCGCCTGCGGGGAGCCGGCACCTCGACGACGAGGTGGCGGTGACCCGCGATGAGTGGCGCGGGAGGTCACCGGTGCTCGCCCTGCCCCCCGGCGCGGCCTGGCGCACGAGCAGCCGCAGTGGTTCCGCGCGCGTGCGCCCAGTTGCTGGGCGAGGTGGAGGCGTGGGCACGCTGGCCGGGCCCCGTGAGCACGCCCGGTCGCGCGGGAGTGCTCACGGGGATCGGCTCAGGACAGGTCGATCTTCGGTGCGCTGGTGCCCGGGGACATCCCCGTGTCGGCGTGGATGCCCGGGTCCGTGAAGGAGCCGATGGAGTAGATCCGGGCGCCCTGGCGGAGGGCGTGGGCGTGCAGGTCGTGGAGGAGGCGCTTCGCCTCGTCGGCCTGCTCGTGCGTGGGGAAGTCCAGCAGGCAGTCCATGAGCCAGTACTTGTCTCCCCCGCCCTCGGGCAGCGGTGGGTTGCGGCGGCCGGCCGCGTCCACGGCGGCCCGGTCCTTGGCCGCCAGCAGCACCACGGACGTGGGGCTGACCAGCGGTTGCACCTTCGGCAGGGCAGCGGGCACGATCGCGCTCACCTGGTCGTCGGTCATGATCCAGTCCGCCCACGCCTTGGGCAGCTCGTTCCAGCCCATCTCCCGCTCGGCGTGGTCGTACATCGGGTCCGCCAGGCCCAGGACGAAGTCGATGTAGCTGCGGTCCTGGGACTCGGGTTCGCCCTCGCCGTGGCCCGCCAGCAACCGCGCGGGGTCGATCCCGCGCGCCGCGGGGTCGTAGACGTCGGCCTCCAGCCAGGCGACCTGCGCGTCCGGGTGCTTCCAGGTGAGGTGCAGCTCGTCCAGCTCCGGACGGTCGGAGAGCTCCCGCAGCGCGGCGACGGCGGCGTCGGCGGAGCTGAACCGCAACGTGTAGGTGCTCACCCGGCTCGGGGCGGGCACCAGGTCGAGCCAGAGCCGGGTGATGATGCCGTGCTGCCCGACGCCGCCGAGCACCGCGTGGTACACCTCGGCGTGGTCGTCCGCGCTGCACGACACCCGCTGCCCGTCCGGGGTGACCACCTCCATGCGGCGCACCGCCGCGCCGAACACCCCGGTGCGCACGTTGGCGCTCCAGCCGCCGACCGCGGCGAACCCGCCGGCCGTCAGGGTGGTGCGCCCCGGGTAGCCGGTGCTGACGCGCGCCCGGTGCTTGTCGGCGGCGATCGCGATGTCGGTCAGCAGTGCCCCGGCGTCGACCTCGATCGTCCCGGGCTCGCCGTCGTCCCCGGGCGGGGTGATCGAGTGGACGCGGTCGAGCTGTCGCATGTCGATGGCGATCCCGTCCGCGACCAGCGCCTGCCCGCCGACCGTGTGGTGGTTGCCCTGCGCAGCGCACGGGATCGCGTGCTGGTGCGCGAAGCGCACGACGGCCTCCACGTCCCGTGCCCCGGCCGGGCGCAGGACCGCACCCGGCAGGGCTTCCACCACGCCGCCCCGGTCCTTGCCTGCGGCCTCGCGGGCGTCGGCGGCCACGACGAGCTCGCCCCCGTCGGGGAGCTCGGGTGCCGGGATCCAGTCGGGGGAGCCGTCGTGCGGCCCCCAGGTCGATGTCCGCGTGTTGATGCCGATTCCGCCACTCGTCACAGCGTTCCCTCCCACCGACGAGCGTGATCAACGCCCACCCACTATCGCCGCTGAAGCGTGATCGCAAAAGCGTTGACAAGTTCTCGACAACCGCTCCGTCCCTGCTGGCCAGGTCGCTCGACCAGGGCGAACTCCGGACGAGCGGCCCGCGGCGAGAGCGCGTCATCGGGTCGTGAGTGCGAAGACCGGCTGGAGCCGGTGCGCGCACTCACGACCACCCGGACGGGGCGGCTCGGCGGGACGTCTGCGCAGGTGAGCGGGCTGGCGCCCGTGGTCGCACTGGAGGGGCGGCGGCTCACCCCACCCCCGTGCGAGATCGGTTCGGCTTCGGGGGATCATCGGGTGCTGATGAGGAAGTTCCCGCGCCGGCCGAGCGCTGTCGACCACCGAGCTTCGCGGCCGACTTCCGGCTGGGTGGGGCAACGGGTGCGACTGCGCGGCATCGAGCCCGCCGACCGGCGCACCCTCATCGGCTTCGACCGGGAGTCGCTGCGCGACGGCCCGCCGCAGTTCGACGGCTACCGGCACTGGGCGGCGCACCGGGCCGACCACATCGAGCCCGGCGAGGACCTCCACCTCGCGATCGAGACGCGGCACGACCGCACCCTGGTCGGGTCGCTGTCGACCAGCCAGCCGAAGCCGGGCACCTTCAGCTACGGCATCGGGATCGGCCCGCAGCACCGCCGCCGCGGCTACGCCGAC
This region of Saccharopolyspora hordei genomic DNA includes:
- the argJ gene encoding bifunctional glutamate N-acetyltransferase/amino-acid acetyltransferase ArgJ, whose translation is MSVTGPAGFRAAGVAAGIKAGSKRDLALVVNDGPQQAAAGVFTTNKVKAAPVLWSQQVLKERTLHAVVLNSGCANACTGPEGFQDTHATAEKVAEVLGVGAIEVAVCSTGLIGERLPMDALLPGVDTAARALAADEQAGLDAATAVLTTDTKPKQAFQEHEAGWSVGGFAKGAGMLAPNLATMLSVLTTDAVISGDDLDEALRAATRVTFDRLDVDGGTSTNDTVLVLASGASGVEVSKEDFTGLLTSVCTDLVRQLQGDAEGVTKTIDVVVRGAASEADAVAIGRTIAEDNLVKTAIFGSDPNWGRIAMALGRVDAEIDVDKLEIATNGVTLYAAGTKARDRSEADLSGREVEIVVDLHLGEHTATILTTDLSHAYVEENSAYSS
- a CDS encoding ACT domain-containing protein, with protein sequence MTSLSVALHDELLAVGMVPAHANLALTGGDAPIHGSLTTDAGRTIVFPHSLAAEAGRDVRVEGPFRALEVAGPLDFSLTGVLASLLVPLADVGISVFTLSTFDTDWILVPADSAGKAADALTAAGHTVEMTTEESR
- the argC gene encoding N-acetyl-gamma-glutamyl-phosphate reductase, which codes for MTIRVAVAGASGYAGGELLRLLLSHPEVEIGALTAGGNAGSALGQHHPNLLPLADRVLAETTAAELAGHDVVFLALPHGHSAAIAAELGEDTVVIDCGADHRLNDPEDWARWYGGEHPGTWPYGVPELPGARERLRGAKRIAVAGCFPTVSSLALAPALAAGLVEPDVVVVAVTGTSGAGRALKPHLLSAEVMGSASVYGVGGAHRHTPEFVQNLSAAAGEPVTVSFTPVLAPMSRGILATCSAPLREGVDADTAREVYRDAYGDEPFVQVLPEGQWPQTSATLGANTVHLQLAVDPDAGRLVVVAAEDNLTKGTAGGAVQCMNLAVGLPETTGLPTVGVAP
- a CDS encoding GNAT family N-acetyltransferase; the encoded protein is MLRGSTVGLRARHEADVPVLRTGLYDDVVTGSRADGSPWRPLKPGSDDPRLVVDDKNDQVVGFSVVELDGGALLGTATLWGIDNHHRCAHLGLGLLPSARGKGHGTDVVAVLCHYGFIVRGLHRLQVETLADNTAMLRAAERNGFVREGVLRSSSWVLGEFVDEVVLGLLAQEWRASSARSGRDGQREARAVEA
- a CDS encoding VOC family protein is translated as MTSVKQVQITFDCAEPERLARFWCEVLGYVVPPPPRGFDSWEDFDRSLPPDQQGRAFACVDPDGVGPRLFFQRVPEGKVAKNRLHLDVRVGTGLVGEERLAALEAECARLVALGARRVRLLRADGVNESCMVMQDIEGNEFCLD
- a CDS encoding FAD-binding protein, which encodes MTSGGIGINTRTSTWGPHDGSPDWIPAPELPDGGELVVAADAREAAGKDRGGVVEALPGAVLRPAGARDVEAVVRFAHQHAIPCAAQGNHHTVGGQALVADGIAIDMRQLDRVHSITPPGDDGEPGTIEVDAGALLTDIAIAADKHRARVSTGYPGRTTLTAGGFAAVGGWSANVRTGVFGAAVRRMEVVTPDGQRVSCSADDHAEVYHAVLGGVGQHGIITRLWLDLVPAPSRVSTYTLRFSSADAAVAALRELSDRPELDELHLTWKHPDAQVAWLEADVYDPAARGIDPARLLAGHGEGEPESQDRSYIDFVLGLADPMYDHAEREMGWNELPKAWADWIMTDDQVSAIVPAALPKVQPLVSPTSVVLLAAKDRAAVDAAGRRNPPLPEGGGDKYWLMDCLLDFPTHEQADEAKRLLHDLHAHALRQGARIYSIGSFTDPGIHADTGMSPGTSAPKIDLS
- a CDS encoding GNAT family N-acetyltransferase, with product MRLRGIEPADRRTLIGFDRESLRDGPPQFDGYRHWAAHRADHIEPGEDLHLAIETRHDRTLVGSLSTSQPKPGTFSYGIGIGPQHRRRGYADDAITTLLAYMFGHRRFRKCEVGIYGSNTASLALHRRLGFREEGRLHDPQFLCGGAQDLVVMGITAEEFASHQLSRTR